A single region of the Microbulbifer sp. MKSA007 genome encodes:
- a CDS encoding Ni/Fe hydrogenase subunit alpha: MADRSKTIKVDYLARVEGEGALHIDYDDSGVQNVQLKIFEPPRFFEALLRGRDYLEAPDITARICGICPVAYQMSAVHAMENALNLKPGGALRMLRRLLYCGEWIESHMLHISMLHAPDFLGYPNAVAMAKDHPEIVKNALEIKKAGNALVRLIGGREVHPINVRVGGFYKVPEARELTALVAQLEMARGLTEQLVRWSAALPFPSYEWRRDNHYEFVALTHPSEYPMNEGRITSSAGLNISAQDYENHFAEEHVAHSTALHCTLRERGAYLVGPIARYNLNRDKLSPRALQLAEEINFTAPCLNPFQSILVRSLEVLHAFEEALHIIDRYQPPAEPHLKTEPRTASGCAATEAPRGLLYHRYDIDEKGKITTAKIVAPTSQNQKTIEDDLRLMLPSFMHFPEDKLQGLCERAIRNYDPCISCSTHFLQLHLNYGQAQSKQSMVTGKPGQPPAR; the protein is encoded by the coding sequence ATGGCGGATCGCAGCAAAACGATTAAGGTAGATTATCTCGCTCGGGTCGAAGGGGAGGGAGCCCTCCATATCGACTACGACGATAGCGGCGTACAAAATGTACAGCTCAAGATTTTTGAGCCCCCAAGGTTCTTCGAAGCCCTTCTCAGAGGGCGCGATTACTTGGAAGCCCCAGATATCACCGCACGCATATGTGGGATCTGCCCGGTGGCCTACCAGATGAGTGCTGTGCATGCCATGGAGAATGCCCTGAACCTAAAGCCCGGCGGCGCTTTGCGTATGCTTCGTCGATTGCTTTACTGCGGTGAATGGATCGAGAGCCATATGCTGCATATCAGCATGCTCCATGCGCCGGATTTCCTCGGCTACCCCAATGCAGTCGCAATGGCTAAGGATCATCCAGAGATTGTTAAGAACGCGCTGGAGATTAAAAAGGCGGGCAATGCCCTGGTTCGCCTTATTGGTGGGAGGGAAGTACACCCGATTAATGTGAGGGTAGGGGGTTTCTACAAGGTTCCGGAAGCCCGAGAACTCACAGCCTTGGTAGCGCAGCTGGAAATGGCCCGGGGTCTCACCGAGCAACTGGTGCGCTGGTCCGCAGCTTTGCCTTTCCCCAGCTACGAATGGCGAAGGGATAATCACTACGAATTTGTCGCTCTAACGCACCCGTCAGAATACCCAATGAACGAGGGCAGAATCACCTCCAGTGCGGGACTCAATATTAGCGCCCAAGACTATGAGAACCACTTTGCAGAAGAGCACGTCGCTCACAGCACCGCGCTGCACTGTACTTTACGGGAGCGGGGTGCCTATCTGGTGGGCCCCATCGCACGATACAACCTTAATCGCGACAAGCTGTCGCCTCGAGCATTGCAATTGGCTGAGGAGATCAACTTTACCGCCCCCTGTTTAAATCCCTTCCAAAGCATCCTCGTTAGGAGCCTGGAGGTACTACATGCCTTTGAGGAAGCTCTGCATATTATTGATAGATACCAACCCCCAGCCGAGCCTCACTTAAAGACAGAGCCGAGAACCGCAAGCGGCTGTGCAGCCACCGAAGCACCCCGTGGGCTTCTGTATCATCGCTACGATATTGATGAGAAAGGCAAGATTACGACGGCAAAAATTGTCGCTCCCACCTCACAAAACCAGAAGACCATCGAAGATGACCTCCGCTTGATGTTGCCGAGCTTTATGCACTTTCCTGAGGATAAATTACAGGGGCTATGTGAACGGGCGATAAGGAATTACGACCCCTGCATTTCCTGCTCCACTCACTTCCTACAGCTACATTTGAATTATGGGCAAGCGCAAAGTAAGCAATCCATGGTTACTGGTAAGCCTGGGCAACCCCCTGCGCGGTGA
- a CDS encoding oxidoreductase, whose product MVSNQQPIASSNPTPKLAIWKFTSCDGCQLSLLDCEDELLSLAAQVDIAYFLEASSEVKEGPFDISLVEGSITTPSDEERILEVRRQSRFLISIGACATAGGIQALRNFADVQEFTDVVYAHPEYIATLKESTPISGRVAVDFELQGCPINKHQLLEVISAFLHRRAPQVANHSVCIDCKLRGNVCIWVAHGTPCMGPVTHAGCGAICPSYNRGCYACYGPKENPNTESLCHWWDEKLNVENTLIVENLRNFNPLAPSFKVQSEDRQEDGER is encoded by the coding sequence ATGGTTTCAAATCAACAGCCTATAGCGAGTAGTAATCCTACCCCCAAGCTTGCCATCTGGAAGTTCACCTCCTGTGATGGTTGCCAATTGAGCCTATTGGATTGCGAGGATGAGCTTCTCTCTTTGGCAGCCCAGGTAGATATCGCCTATTTTCTGGAGGCCTCCAGTGAGGTGAAAGAGGGTCCTTTTGATATCTCTCTCGTCGAAGGCTCCATTACCACGCCATCAGATGAAGAGAGAATCCTAGAGGTCAGACGTCAGTCCCGCTTTCTAATCAGTATTGGCGCCTGTGCAACAGCTGGAGGGATTCAGGCACTTCGAAACTTTGCCGATGTGCAGGAGTTCACCGATGTGGTCTATGCCCACCCGGAATATATCGCCACTCTCAAGGAATCCACACCAATATCAGGGAGGGTAGCAGTGGACTTTGAGTTGCAGGGGTGTCCTATCAACAAGCATCAATTGCTTGAAGTAATCAGTGCATTCCTGCACCGGCGAGCCCCCCAGGTTGCCAATCACTCGGTGTGTATTGACTGTAAATTGCGCGGCAATGTTTGCATCTGGGTTGCCCACGGCACCCCCTGTATGGGGCCTGTTACACACGCGGGATGTGGCGCTATTTGCCCCAGTTACAACCGCGGTTGCTACGCTTGCTACGGTCCCAAGGAAAATCCCAACACCGAATCACTTTGCCATTGGTGGGATGAAAAACTAAATGTGGAAAATACTTTAATTGTTGAAAACCTTAGGAATTTCAATCCACTAGCACCTTCTTTTAAAGTACAAAGTGAGGATAGGCAAGAAGATGGGGAGCGTTAA